The uncultured Fretibacterium sp. genome has a window encoding:
- a CDS encoding helix-turn-helix domain-containing protein — MAQMKADKFRGRVEAEVFTSSEAAAYLGTSRQNLSQQTKAGRIPCIRGKLYLKADLDEYNVTVRSEQPRGGGNKKRGGREDPPRT, encoded by the coding sequence GTTTCGAGGGAGAGTGGAGGCCGAGGTCTTCACGTCCTCGGAGGCTGCGGCGTACTTGGGAACATCGCGGCAGAACCTCTCTCAGCAGACCAAGGCCGGGCGCATCCCCTGCATTAGGGGGAAGCTGTATCTCAAGGCCGACCTTGACGAGTACAACGTTACGGTCAGGAGCGAACAGCCCAGGGGCGGCGGGAACAAAAAGCGGGGCGGTCGTGAAGACCCGCCCCGAACGTAA